From the genome of Caminibacter pacificus, one region includes:
- a CDS encoding helix-turn-helix domain-containing protein: protein MTLGKKIKFFRENKGLNLSELAKKAGVAKSTLFKIEENKTNPTINTIWAIAEVLGVPFGELVGEGEIKGEGVSVVLIEKTEEFESYKMNLKENAEYIAKPHFAGAKERIYVLSGEAIVGPVDNPKSVKSGETIEFRADKTHIYKSKTSSVLIVTIFYPKKIYFQEDVFVDVFDEEVYERLNNLIKKGVGIIRVIAKHDKFDAQNVVKNEHGIFIYGKFEVKFNEPLSIRDFERREILENFSEDNIYAAYLALIGEVEAAKEQMEN, encoded by the coding sequence ATGACGCTTGGAAAGAAGATAAAGTTTTTTAGAGAAAACAAAGGACTTAATTTAAGCGAGCTTGCAAAAAAGGCGGGGGTCGCGAAATCGACGCTTTTTAAAATAGAAGAAAACAAAACAAATCCAACTATAAATACAATTTGGGCGATTGCAGAAGTTTTGGGAGTGCCTTTTGGTGAGCTTGTGGGAGAAGGGGAAATTAAGGGTGAGGGTGTTAGTGTCGTATTGATAGAAAAGACGGAAGAATTTGAGAGTTACAAAATGAATTTAAAAGAAAATGCAGAGTATATTGCAAAACCGCATTTTGCTGGGGCAAAAGAGAGAATTTACGTTTTAAGCGGAGAGGCTATTGTAGGTCCCGTTGATAATCCAAAAAGTGTAAAAAGCGGAGAAACGATAGAATTTAGAGCCGATAAAACTCATATTTACAAATCAAAAACGTCGAGTGTTTTAATCGTAACTATTTTTTATCCTAAAAAGATATATTTTCAAGAAGACGTTTTTGTAGACGTGTTTGATGAAGAGGTTTATGAGAGGCTGAATAATTTAATCAAAAAAGGGGTCGGAATTATCAGGGTTATTGCAAAACACGATAAGTTTGACGCCCAGAACGTAGTAAAAAACGAGCACGGGATATTTATTTACGGCAAGTTTGAAGTTAAATTTAACGAGCCTCTCAGTATCAGAGATTTTGAAAGACGTGAAATTTTGGAAAATTTTAGCGAAGATAACATTTATGCGGCTTATCTTGCCTTGATAGGTGAAGTGGAAGCGGCAAAAGAGCAGATGGAAAATTGA
- a CDS encoding aminotransferase class I/II-fold pyridoxal phosphate-dependent enzyme, whose translation MYKKELDILRKKGRFRERKIYDENIIDLASNDYLGLAQNENVRKNAFSHALNFKSHGAKASMLVNGYHPAHKLLEDYLKELNNFEDALVLGSGFLANMALFELGRKGDLFLVDEEYHASGIVGAKLTKAEVRFFKHNDFEDLKKKSEDFKKFKRVFVVTEGIFSMMGDKVKKEICEFAQEIGFLIIDEAHSVGICGENLLGVTQEYDLNPQKTIKMGTLGKTLGSYGAYILADEEIISYLLNRAKSVIYTTALSPIDSLLAYYALKEIQENLSHYKTLVNQRKLTYNLESLIKIIPAKSNEFLQKRQKELLNRNVLVGAIRPPTVKSPIFRVILRTNTDLKTIDETIKFLGEK comes from the coding sequence ATGTATAAAAAAGAGCTCGATATTTTGCGTAAAAAAGGCAGGTTTAGAGAGAGAAAAATTTATGACGAAAACATTATAGACCTTGCAAGCAATGATTATTTGGGATTGGCTCAAAACGAAAACGTAAGAAAAAACGCCTTTTCTCACGCTTTAAACTTCAAATCTCACGGCGCAAAAGCATCAATGCTCGTAAACGGCTACCACCCCGCTCACAAACTTCTTGAAGATTATTTAAAAGAGCTGAACAATTTCGAAGACGCCTTGGTTTTGGGAAGCGGGTTTTTGGCAAATATGGCGCTTTTTGAGTTAGGAAGAAAAGGAGATTTGTTTTTAGTGGACGAAGAGTACCACGCAAGCGGAATAGTCGGTGCCAAACTCACAAAAGCCGAAGTTAGATTTTTTAAACATAACGATTTTGAAGATTTAAAGAAAAAAAGCGAAGATTTTAAAAAATTTAAAAGAGTTTTTGTCGTAACCGAAGGTATTTTTTCTATGATGGGCGATAAAGTCAAAAAAGAGATATGTGAATTCGCCCAGGAAATAGGGTTTTTGATAATAGATGAAGCTCACAGCGTAGGAATTTGCGGTGAAAATCTTTTGGGAGTTACTCAAGAATACGACCTAAATCCTCAAAAAACGATAAAAATGGGTACTCTTGGCAAAACGTTAGGCAGCTACGGGGCTTATATTTTAGCCGACGAAGAGATTATCTCTTATCTTCTAAATAGAGCCAAAAGCGTCATATACACAACAGCCCTAAGCCCGATAGATTCGCTTTTGGCCTATTACGCACTAAAAGAGATTCAAGAAAACCTCTCGCACTACAAAACACTTGTTAATCAAAGAAAATTAACGTATAATTTAGAATCTCTTATTAAAATAATACCCGCAAAATCGAACGAGTTTTTACAAAAAAGACAAAAAGAACTCTTAAACCGTAACGTTTTAGTCGGCGCAATAAGACCTCCGACGGTAAAATCACCGATTTTTAGAGTAATCTTAAGAACGAATACAGATTTAAAAACCATAGATGAAACAATAAAATTTTTAGGTGAGAAATGA
- a CDS encoding transglycosylase domain-containing protein has translation MIKKIFAGFLILLLILVLAGAGYALYLYNSTRFASAKIIYYNPPLSARFYDRNGNLLDVRFSKENRFYVKYKDIPPRVIETLLATEDTSFFEHPGVNFNAILRAIIKDIKAGKKVEGASTITQQLVRNIYLTRKKTIERKIKEIIISLKVEHYLTKEQILERYLNQIYLGHGYYGIKTAALGYFHKPLNELSLKEIAMLIALPKGPSLYDPTKHYELNLKRANWILKRMYSIGWITESEYRNALLETPKVYKQMVTPKAQYAVDTAIKQLKKEFPNLLSGGYDIHLSIDLPTQKAAENAVKWNYERLLKKNKKLDPNQLNGALITINQQTGDVLALVGGVDYEKSKFNRVTQSRRSVGSAIKPFIYQIALNLGYNPASMIPDISRTFKIPGDTPEEDKYWKPKNYEKNTLGLITLRQALVHSRNLATINLVMSIGLDRIIKGLEEFGFKNFPHDMSIALGSLGVSPWNLSKYYTIISNYGVKTYPRLVLKVVNTKNNETIEFKEKHEQIQPDYQAYLMINIMQDVVKKGTGRKARVNGIQIAGKTGTTNKYRDAWFCGFTPNTETIIWFGNDNSASLGKGMSGGVVSAPVFKRYYTKLLQIHPELLREFKVPKGVKYFEINGHKELFTKMSPPPKQELKEEAPIF, from the coding sequence ATGATAAAAAAAATATTCGCAGGATTTTTGATACTTTTGTTAATTTTAGTACTTGCCGGTGCCGGATACGCACTATATTTATATAATTCCACACGTTTTGCAAGTGCGAAAATAATCTATTACAACCCTCCTTTATCGGCAAGATTTTACGATAGAAACGGAAACCTTTTGGATGTGAGATTTTCAAAAGAAAATCGTTTTTACGTAAAATACAAAGATATCCCGCCAAGAGTCATAGAAACACTTCTTGCAACGGAAGACACTTCGTTTTTCGAACATCCGGGAGTAAATTTCAACGCAATTTTAAGAGCGATAATAAAAGATATCAAAGCCGGAAAAAAAGTCGAGGGTGCTTCTACAATCACTCAACAGCTTGTCAGAAACATCTATTTAACTCGCAAAAAAACTATAGAAAGAAAAATAAAAGAGATTATCATTTCCCTAAAAGTAGAACATTACCTGACAAAAGAGCAGATTTTAGAAAGATACCTAAACCAAATCTACTTAGGTCACGGATACTACGGCATAAAAACGGCGGCACTCGGATATTTTCATAAACCTCTAAACGAACTGAGTCTAAAAGAAATCGCTATGCTTATAGCTCTTCCAAAAGGCCCGTCATTATATGACCCTACAAAACACTACGAACTGAATTTAAAAAGAGCGAATTGGATTTTAAAAAGAATGTATAGTATCGGCTGGATAACCGAAAGTGAATACAGAAATGCATTGCTTGAAACGCCGAAAGTTTATAAACAAATGGTAACCCCAAAAGCCCAATACGCAGTCGATACCGCAATAAAACAGCTCAAAAAAGAGTTTCCGAATCTATTATCCGGAGGATACGATATTCATCTAAGTATAGACCTTCCAACTCAAAAAGCGGCCGAAAATGCCGTAAAATGGAACTATGAAAGACTACTTAAGAAAAATAAAAAATTAGACCCGAATCAATTAAACGGAGCATTAATTACGATAAACCAACAAACGGGTGACGTTTTAGCACTTGTAGGCGGCGTTGATTATGAAAAAAGCAAATTTAATCGCGTCACTCAATCAAGAAGAAGCGTGGGAAGCGCCATAAAACCTTTTATTTATCAAATCGCTCTAAATTTAGGATACAATCCGGCAAGTATGATTCCGGATATCAGCAGAACGTTCAAAATCCCGGGCGACACACCTGAAGAAGACAAATATTGGAAGCCTAAGAACTATGAAAAAAACACTTTAGGACTCATTACCCTAAGACAAGCTCTCGTACACTCAAGAAACCTCGCGACAATCAATCTAGTAATGTCGATAGGACTTGATAGAATTATCAAAGGCTTAGAAGAGTTCGGATTTAAAAATTTTCCTCACGATATGTCCATTGCGCTCGGAAGTCTCGGGGTTAGCCCATGGAACCTCAGCAAATACTACACTATCATAAGCAACTACGGAGTAAAAACATACCCGAGACTCGTACTCAAAGTAGTAAATACCAAAAACAACGAAACTATCGAATTTAAAGAAAAACACGAACAAATACAGCCCGATTATCAGGCATATTTAATGATAAATATTATGCAAGACGTTGTAAAAAAAGGTACTGGTAGAAAAGCAAGAGTAAATGGTATTCAAATAGCAGGAAAAACGGGTACGACAAACAAATACAGAGACGCCTGGTTTTGCGGATTTACACCTAATACCGAAACTATTATTTGGTTTGGAAACGACAACTCGGCATCTCTTGGTAAAGGTATGAGCGGAGGAGTCGTCTCGGCTCCGGTATTCAAAAGATATTACACGAAACTATTACAAATCCACCCAGAATTATTAAGAGAATTCAAAGTACCAAAAGGTGTTAAATATTTCGAAATTAACGGACACAAAGAGCTATTTACAAAAATGTCTCCTCCTCCGAAACAAGAATTAAAAGAAGAAGCTCCTATTTTTTAG
- the alaS gene encoding alanine--tRNA ligase: MDIRKKFLEFFESKGHKVYPSAPLVPEDPTLLFTNAGMVPFKPIFTGEKEPPNPPRATSSQLCMRAGGKHNDLENVGYTNRHHTLFEMLGNFSFGDYFKEEAIAYAWEFVTEVLKLPKERLWITIHESDDEAGKIWEKYVPKERIVKMGDKDNFWQMGDTGPCGPCSEIHYDQGEEFNSPEDYLGGEGDRFLEIWNLVFMQYNRDEKGNLTPLPKPSIDTGMGLERITAVVEGVKSNYDTSIFRPLLNKIVEITGKEYCQDKRGASHRVIADHIRAVSFLVAQGVRFDREGRGYVLRRILRRGVRHGYMLGQREPFMYKIVDTLAEQMKEQYPYLLEKKEAIKDAIKLEEERFFETIDKGMALFKEELAKTTGDTFSGEVAFKLYDTYGFPLDLTQDMLREVNKKVDIATFEKLMQEQKERARANWKGSGDVKINLKDLEKYEPNKFVGYEYLRYETKVKALFDENLNEVKELKGSGWVMLEETPFYAESGGQVGDRGEILKDGKVVAKVVDTKKFDEKNLSKVEDAELKVGEKVEAVVDESRNEIAKHHSATHLLHSALRKVLGEHVTQAGSLVEANRLRFDFTHPKALSKEELQKIEEMVNNVIARGVNAEVAEMPIEEAKKAGAMALFGEKYGDIVRVVKFSDFSVELCGGTHVKNTAEIGSFYITKESGVSAGVRRIEAVVGLSAYKYAKEYIDLVEELKAQNKAKDLETFISKQKEEIKKLKDEIKALQKAAVKEIKPIQKDGINFVIERIDNADLREIATDLKGKIDNLVAFLAGENKGKVTLVAVSKVPEIKAGDLIKEFAPIVGGRGGGKPDFAQGGGKDASKIDELIKKIKEKFNI, from the coding sequence ATGGATATTAGGAAGAAGTTTTTAGAGTTTTTTGAAAGCAAAGGACACAAGGTATACCCTTCGGCTCCTCTTGTACCCGAAGACCCGACTCTTTTATTTACAAATGCCGGAATGGTTCCTTTTAAGCCTATTTTTACGGGAGAAAAAGAACCGCCGAATCCTCCAAGAGCCACTTCGAGTCAGTTATGTATGAGAGCGGGAGGAAAACACAACGACCTTGAAAACGTAGGTTACACCAACCGCCACCATACGCTTTTCGAAATGCTCGGAAATTTCAGTTTCGGAGATTATTTTAAAGAAGAGGCTATCGCTTATGCTTGGGAATTCGTAACGGAAGTACTTAAACTTCCAAAAGAGAGACTTTGGATTACTATTCACGAAAGTGACGATGAAGCTGGGAAAATTTGGGAAAAATACGTTCCTAAAGAGAGAATCGTCAAAATGGGCGATAAAGATAACTTTTGGCAAATGGGAGATACGGGACCTTGCGGGCCTTGTAGCGAAATTCATTACGACCAAGGAGAAGAATTCAACTCACCCGAAGATTATTTAGGAGGCGAGGGGGATAGATTTCTTGAAATTTGGAACTTGGTATTTATGCAATATAATCGCGATGAAAAAGGCAACTTAACTCCTCTTCCAAAACCGAGTATCGATACGGGAATGGGACTTGAGAGAATTACGGCTGTTGTCGAGGGTGTAAAAAGCAACTACGACACTTCTATTTTCAGACCTTTATTAAACAAAATCGTTGAAATTACGGGTAAAGAATACTGCCAAGACAAAAGAGGAGCAAGCCACAGAGTAATTGCCGACCATATTAGAGCTGTGAGTTTTCTTGTGGCTCAAGGCGTAAGATTCGATAGAGAAGGTAGAGGTTACGTTCTTAGAAGAATCCTTCGTAGAGGAGTTAGACACGGATATATGCTCGGACAAAGAGAGCCTTTTATGTATAAAATCGTAGATACGTTAGCCGAGCAGATGAAAGAGCAGTATCCTTATCTTCTTGAAAAGAAAGAAGCGATAAAAGACGCTATCAAACTTGAAGAAGAGAGATTTTTCGAAACTATCGATAAGGGAATGGCGCTATTTAAGGAAGAGCTTGCAAAAACTACAGGCGATACGTTTAGCGGTGAAGTCGCGTTTAAGCTATACGATACTTACGGATTCCCGCTTGATTTAACTCAAGATATGCTAAGAGAAGTGAATAAAAAAGTGGATATCGCTACGTTTGAAAAGCTGATGCAAGAACAAAAAGAGCGTGCAAGAGCGAATTGGAAAGGTAGCGGGGATGTAAAAATCAACCTAAAAGACCTTGAAAAATACGAGCCTAATAAATTCGTAGGATACGAATATTTAAGATATGAGACAAAAGTAAAAGCTCTTTTTGATGAAAATCTAAACGAAGTAAAAGAACTAAAAGGTTCGGGTTGGGTAATGCTTGAAGAGACTCCTTTTTATGCCGAAAGCGGTGGTCAAGTCGGAGACAGGGGAGAGATTTTAAAAGACGGGAAAGTAGTCGCGAAAGTAGTAGATACTAAAAAATTCGACGAAAAAAATCTAAGCAAAGTCGAAGATGCCGAGCTAAAAGTTGGCGAAAAAGTAGAAGCGGTTGTGGATGAGAGCAGAAACGAAATCGCAAAACACCACTCTGCGACACACCTTTTACATTCGGCTTTAAGAAAAGTTTTGGGAGAGCATGTAACGCAAGCGGGGTCTTTGGTTGAAGCCAACAGACTCAGATTCGACTTTACGCATCCAAAAGCGCTTAGTAAAGAAGAGCTTCAAAAAATTGAAGAAATGGTAAATAACGTAATAGCAAGAGGCGTAAACGCAGAAGTTGCCGAAATGCCTATAGAAGAAGCGAAAAAAGCCGGAGCTATGGCATTATTCGGTGAAAAATACGGAGATATAGTAAGGGTCGTGAAATTTAGCGATTTCAGTGTGGAGCTTTGCGGCGGTACTCATGTAAAAAATACTGCTGAAATCGGAAGTTTTTATATTACGAAAGAGAGCGGTGTTAGTGCCGGTGTCAGAAGAATCGAAGCGGTTGTCGGACTTAGCGCTTATAAATACGCAAAAGAGTATATCGACTTGGTAGAAGAGTTAAAAGCTCAAAACAAAGCCAAAGATTTAGAGACGTTTATTTCTAAACAAAAAGAAGAAATCAAAAAATTAAAAGACGAAATTAAAGCTCTTCAAAAAGCAGCCGTTAAAGAGATAAAACCTATACAAAAAGACGGAATCAATTTCGTAATCGAAAGAATAGACAACGCTGACCTTAGAGAAATCGCAACCGATTTAAAAGGAAAAATTGATAATTTAGTGGCGTTTTTAGCGGGAGAAAACAAAGGAAAAGTAACTCTTGTAGCCGTTTCTAAAGTTCCTGAAATTAAAGCCGGAGATTTGATTAAAGAATTCGCACCGATTGTAGGCGGAAGGGGCGGTGGAAAACCTGACTTCGCACAAGGCGGCGGAAAAGACGCTTCGAAAATCGACGAATTAATCAAAAAAATTAAAGAAAAATTTAATATTTAA
- a CDS encoding amino acid permease produces the protein MKLSLTQGIATIVITLLGSGVFIVPALSATYSGWASLILWFVMAIMILPVAFVFGKLGIMYPSAGGSATFVKEAFGEKMGFATKLLYLSIIPIGPPVVIITAASYLAGAFGNQYLIEFIFLASAIILILNLMSLTISSNINIAVAVTVITIISTFFTVSLFQNFHINAHEFHIIKTLGIIFWCFVGIEAMSHISHEFKNENDFFKAVVIGIIIVAFMYMAVTFSLLVFNAYGNEDKNLHSLVIVASHIMPYADKIMAIVAFIICIMALNLYVASLTRLATTLNIGFKKALFIIMGIIFVVSVFKFLFDFKIDLLITYSNGVFVLIYFLVSLAALKILKTKTSFFAVISMGIIISILGFDMIYALVSFVVFLIISQIKEKFA, from the coding sequence GTGAAACTTTCATTAACTCAGGGAATCGCCACTATCGTAATTACGCTTCTTGGAAGCGGCGTGTTTATCGTACCGGCTCTTAGTGCGACATACAGCGGATGGGCTTCACTTATTTTATGGTTTGTTATGGCTATAATGATTTTGCCTGTTGCATTTGTATTCGGAAAACTCGGCATTATGTATCCGAGTGCCGGAGGGAGTGCGACGTTTGTAAAAGAGGCTTTCGGAGAGAAAATGGGATTTGCCACAAAACTTCTGTACCTTTCAATCATCCCGATAGGCCCTCCTGTTGTAATAATTACGGCCGCTTCATATCTTGCCGGAGCGTTTGGTAACCAATACCTGATAGAATTTATCTTTCTTGCAAGTGCAATAATTTTGATTTTAAATCTGATGAGTTTAACAATCTCATCAAACATAAACATTGCCGTGGCGGTTACCGTAATTACTATAATTTCGACGTTTTTTACCGTTTCGCTGTTTCAGAACTTCCATATAAACGCTCACGAATTTCATATAATAAAAACACTCGGGATAATATTCTGGTGTTTTGTGGGGATTGAAGCGATGAGCCATATTTCACATGAATTTAAAAACGAAAACGACTTTTTCAAAGCGGTGGTTATCGGAATAATAATAGTTGCTTTTATGTATATGGCGGTTACGTTTTCTCTTCTTGTATTTAACGCATACGGAAATGAAGATAAAAATCTGCACTCTCTTGTAATCGTCGCCTCTCACATAATGCCTTACGCCGATAAAATTATGGCGATTGTGGCTTTTATAATCTGCATTATGGCTCTGAATCTATATGTAGCGTCCCTTACACGACTCGCGACGACATTGAATATCGGCTTTAAAAAGGCGCTTTTTATTATTATGGGAATTATTTTTGTGGTAAGTGTTTTTAAGTTTTTATTCGATTTTAAAATAGATTTGCTTATCACCTATTCAAACGGCGTTTTCGTGCTTATATACTTTTTGGTATCTCTTGCGGCGCTTAAAATTTTAAAAACAAAAACTTCTTTTTTTGCCGTAATTTCGATGGGTATAATCATCTCTATTTTGGGATTTGATATGATATACGCACTTGTTTCGTTTGTAGTGTTTTTAATTATTTCACAAATAAAGGAAAAATTTGCCTGA
- a CDS encoding sensor histidine kinase codes for MKYRIKLDKIVLLFFFILSIFIFAALFFQYNYSKNVLIQNFVNKHYLDTIKIRESFKSLLDKAQYYFKTAEDENLKFLNTLPLFYSKGNFDVNGIAKILNENSVFGKYEVFKIDRNYKIVDGSYKPDIGYDLGKFKAYKQILNDVFTGKKDIDISSPHLDVSSMNLKRYYLIVSPDKKYLLQLAFVVDMFKDAKKLYEKILKSTSDLKKLNIYYVDNYLITPINFKNRYQQKLPLNIMWQRTNDIFQKILKYSNVKIDLPKKDIKKQNIMLAKLVEDIFRTKHGVIKNLDLDRHQLVFFTIIKGVFEKSNSRLLIETVYDTTKLEANIESLRKRFLLIFLAVVLGVFIIYKFVIDKVSYEIKEIVSHMKQNKKVENVSSFIDEIYELKNRYNDYHEKINQEIAKNRQLLEENKRFIVDTVHQIKTPMSVITLNLDYVKNILAQKKVLNDNEVNESIEEVDAAIQMLLNSYNDLSYIASNETVEYKPEMLNLSQIVEERINFFSLIAKANNKEIHADIDKDVYFNINRIEFERLVDNNISNAIKYSKKKDIYVSLKKEEDRIILKIESYGERIKNPIEVFEKNYREHSHKRGLGIGLNIVKNICEKYQISYKTYYKDGKNIFEYIFSI; via the coding sequence TTGAAGTATAGAATTAAACTCGACAAAATCGTTTTACTTTTCTTTTTTATTTTATCCATATTCATATTTGCAGCACTGTTTTTTCAATACAACTACTCAAAAAACGTACTTATTCAAAATTTCGTAAACAAGCATTATCTCGATACTATTAAAATTAGGGAATCTTTCAAATCTCTTCTTGATAAAGCTCAATATTATTTCAAAACCGCCGAGGATGAAAATCTGAAATTTTTAAATACTCTTCCTCTTTTTTACAGCAAAGGAAATTTTGACGTTAACGGGATAGCTAAAATATTAAACGAAAATTCGGTATTCGGTAAATACGAAGTTTTTAAAATAGACAGAAATTATAAAATAGTCGACGGTAGTTATAAGCCGGATATCGGATATGACCTCGGAAAATTTAAAGCATACAAGCAAATATTAAACGACGTATTTACGGGTAAAAAAGATATCGATATTTCAAGCCCTCATTTAGACGTTTCTTCTATGAACTTAAAAAGATATTATTTGATTGTGTCACCGGATAAAAAATATCTTTTACAACTTGCTTTTGTAGTAGATATGTTTAAAGACGCAAAAAAATTATATGAAAAAATTTTAAAAAGTACTTCGGACTTAAAAAAACTAAATATTTATTATGTAGATAATTATCTTATTACTCCGATCAATTTTAAAAACAGATATCAGCAAAAACTTCCTTTAAACATTATGTGGCAAAGAACAAATGATATTTTTCAAAAAATTTTGAAATATTCCAACGTTAAAATAGATTTGCCTAAAAAAGATATAAAAAAACAGAATATAATGCTTGCAAAACTTGTGGAAGATATATTTAGAACTAAACATGGCGTAATTAAAAATTTGGACTTAGACCGACATCAATTAGTGTTTTTTACGATAATTAAAGGCGTTTTTGAGAAATCAAATAGTAGACTTTTAATAGAAACGGTATATGACACGACTAAATTAGAAGCCAATATAGAATCTTTAAGAAAAAGATTTTTGTTAATTTTTTTGGCAGTAGTTCTTGGAGTATTTATAATTTATAAATTTGTAATAGATAAAGTTTCGTATGAGATTAAGGAGATAGTCTCTCATATGAAACAAAATAAAAAAGTGGAAAACGTTTCAAGTTTTATAGACGAAATTTACGAACTTAAAAACAGATATAACGATTATCACGAAAAAATTAATCAAGAAATAGCTAAAAACAGACAGCTTTTGGAAGAAAATAAACGTTTTATCGTAGATACCGTTCATCAAATCAAAACTCCTATGAGTGTTATTACCTTAAATCTTGATTATGTTAAAAATATTCTTGCGCAAAAAAAAGTGCTTAACGATAACGAAGTAAACGAATCTATAGAAGAAGTGGATGCGGCAATTCAGATGCTTTTGAATTCATATAACGATTTATCCTATATAGCTTCGAATGAAACGGTAGAGTATAAACCGGAAATGTTAAATCTCTCTCAAATTGTAGAAGAGAGAATAAACTTTTTCTCTTTGATAGCAAAAGCCAATAATAAAGAGATTCATGCCGATATAGATAAAGATGTCTATTTTAATATCAACAGAATCGAGTTCGAAAGACTTGTGGATAATAATATTTCTAATGCTATTAAATATTCAAAGAAAAAAGATATTTATGTTTCTCTTAAAAAAGAGGAAGACAGAATAATCTTAAAAATCGAATCGTACGGTGAGAGGATTAAAAATCCTATTGAAGTTTTTGAAAAAAATTACAGAGAACATTCTCATAAAAGAGGTCTTGGGATAGGGCTTAATATCGTCAAAAACATTTGTGAAAAGTATCAGATTTCTTATAAAACCTACTACAAAGACGGCAAAAATATTTTTGAATATATATTTAGTATTTGA
- a CDS encoding DMT family transporter has product MKNNNFFKPESADNKKGLIEMIGATFIWGSTPLMSIWSGLPSGVFVFFRVVFAFPFIFYFAIKRAGIKEFFKLKPFWPLFVSGIALGVNWVFFFWAVNTIDVASAVSIYYLGPIISMLLAIWFLKEKGNFYIYISGVLAVIGAVVAAGGVHFQEGIIVAFLAAVSYGALGFFSKIATMHHRAVAVTAWQILISIFITAPFLFLNDWHLSLQGIIVAFITGVIHTALALFLWYDALNYIKVSIASILQYLDIVFAMILAFLFLGQVPQIHQILGAGLIIIAGILSTFKEKAKK; this is encoded by the coding sequence ATGAAAAATAATAATTTTTTTAAACCGGAAAGTGCTGATAATAAAAAAGGCCTTATCGAAATGATAGGAGCCACTTTCATATGGGGCTCTACGCCGCTGATGTCAATATGGTCGGGTTTGCCAAGCGGGGTATTTGTTTTTTTTAGGGTGGTATTCGCTTTTCCTTTTATATTTTATTTTGCGATAAAACGTGCGGGAATAAAAGAATTTTTTAAACTAAAACCTTTTTGGCCTCTGTTTGTAAGTGGCATAGCCCTTGGTGTAAATTGGGTCTTTTTCTTTTGGGCGGTAAATACGATCGACGTTGCGAGTGCTGTTAGTATTTATTATTTAGGTCCTATAATTTCCATGCTTTTGGCTATTTGGTTTTTGAAAGAAAAAGGAAACTTTTATATTTATATTTCCGGTGTTTTGGCTGTAATAGGAGCGGTGGTAGCAGCCGGAGGCGTTCATTTTCAAGAAGGGATAATAGTGGCTTTTTTAGCTGCCGTTAGTTACGGGGCTCTTGGGTTTTTTTCAAAAATTGCCACAATGCACCATAGAGCCGTAGCCGTTACGGCGTGGCAGATTTTGATATCGATTTTTATAACGGCTCCTTTTTTATTTTTGAATGATTGGCATTTAAGTTTGCAGGGGATAATAGTGGCTTTTATTACGGGTGTGATTCATACGGCTCTTGCTCTTTTTTTGTGGTATGACGCACTTAATTACATAAAAGTATCAATCGCTTCTATTTTGCAGTATTTGGATATCGTTTTTGCTATGATATTGGCTTTTTTGTTTTTGGGGCAAGTTCCTCAAATTCATCAAATTTTAGGAGCGGGACTTATAATAATTGCAGGGATTTTGAGTACGTTTAAAGAAAAAGCTAAAAAATAG
- a CDS encoding response regulator transcription factor yields the protein MHSVLLIEDDPQHAKIVKRILEHKDFQVTLCEDGKTAVDLIRKRDFDLYLIDINIPYINGIELVKFIKEQNKTGFIIMITAAVEEENFEKAYGYGCDDYIKKPFHAAELEMRIKHLLKESVKFDDYEFNFHSGDLFKNGERVNLRKKEKRLLHILLKNLNYTVYNDKIIDFVWEGENKKNYPLRQLVNELRKKFDKDYIKTVVGVGYRFEV from the coding sequence ATGCATAGCGTTTTATTGATAGAAGACGATCCGCAACACGCAAAAATCGTCAAAAGAATTTTGGAGCACAAAGATTTTCAAGTTACGTTGTGTGAAGACGGAAAAACGGCTGTCGATTTGATTAGAAAAAGGGATTTCGACTTATATCTTATCGATATCAATATTCCTTATATCAACGGAATAGAGCTTGTAAAATTTATAAAAGAGCAGAATAAAACGGGATTTATTATTATGATTACGGCGGCTGTAGAAGAGGAAAACTTCGAAAAAGCATACGGATACGGGTGTGACGACTATATCAAAAAACCTTTTCACGCCGCTGAACTTGAGATGAGAATCAAACATCTTTTAAAAGAGAGTGTGAAATTCGATGATTACGAGTTTAATTTTCACAGCGGAGATTTGTTTAAAAACGGAGAGAGGGTTAATCTCAGAAAAAAAGAAAAAAGACTTCTTCATATTTTATTAAAAAACCTAAACTATACCGTTTATAACGATAAAATTATCGATTTTGTATGGGAAGGAGAAAACAAAAAAAACTACCCTCTAAGACAACTTGTAAACGAACTGAGAAAAAAATTCGACAAGGATTATATTAAAACCGTAGTAGGAGTAGGGTATAGATTTGAAGTATAG